One segment of Sulfobacillus thermosulfidooxidans DSM 9293 DNA contains the following:
- a CDS encoding dipeptidase has protein sequence MLWHGHEMPVVDTHADSLLAALKGQRHLYEASQEGQLDFPRMKQAGHKLQFLSCWVEPEFKPERALPRLLTFVDQFYTEVEAASSDVVPVFDKASLDRVLSSDKIGVVMSIEGSEAVGTDPRLVRVLYRLGFRLMSLTWNERNALADGAGEDPGGGGVSRAGRLIIQEINRIGMVLDVSHLSHAAFWDVMEISQRPVIASHSNCRALADHRRNLTDAQILALARHGGIQGLTFVREFLGGAQDVDRVVDHAQHHLDLVGDDRHLGLGSDFDGVEKPVTGLEDVTRLSVLADRMSDRGIPDETIDRIFGGNYLRFFLERWSDFNSNT, from the coding sequence GTGTTGTGGCATGGTCATGAAATGCCGGTCGTGGATACGCATGCAGATAGTCTATTAGCTGCTCTAAAAGGTCAGCGTCATTTATATGAAGCCAGCCAAGAGGGACAGCTTGATTTTCCTCGCATGAAACAAGCCGGTCATAAACTGCAATTTTTGTCGTGTTGGGTGGAACCAGAATTTAAACCCGAGCGCGCCCTTCCCCGTTTATTGACATTCGTCGATCAATTTTATACAGAAGTCGAAGCGGCTTCATCCGACGTCGTTCCCGTCTTTGATAAAGCATCTCTGGACCGGGTGCTAAGTTCTGATAAGATAGGTGTGGTAATGTCTATCGAGGGGTCTGAAGCGGTCGGAACAGATCCTAGGCTTGTGCGGGTATTATACCGGCTCGGCTTTCGTCTCATGAGTCTAACATGGAACGAACGCAATGCGTTAGCGGATGGCGCTGGGGAAGATCCCGGCGGCGGTGGCGTTAGCCGAGCTGGTCGACTAATTATCCAAGAAATTAACCGGATCGGAATGGTCTTAGATGTGTCGCACTTGAGCCATGCAGCGTTCTGGGACGTGATGGAAATTTCTCAACGGCCCGTGATTGCGTCTCATTCCAATTGCCGCGCGTTGGCTGACCATCGTCGGAACCTGACCGATGCCCAAATTCTCGCTCTTGCCCGTCATGGCGGTATTCAAGGGCTAACTTTTGTGCGTGAATTCTTAGGCGGTGCTCAGGATGTCGACCGTGTGGTGGACCATGCCCAACATCATTTAGATTTGGTTGGTGATGATCGGCATCTTGGCCTCGGTTCTGACTTTGACGGTGTGGAAAAACCGGTGACAGGCCTCGAAGATGTTACCCGTTTATCAGTATTGGCGGACCGCATGAGTGATCGTGGAATTCCCGACGAGACTATTGATCGTATTTTCGGGGGAAATTATCTGCGATTCTTTTT
- a CDS encoding TIGR00282 family metallophosphoesterase, which translates to MKVLLVGDVVGKVGRRMLKSAIPIIKAENGVTLVVANGENAAGGNGLTHEIMDDLLASGVDVLSSGNHIFDKKEVLEFLDDVPALLRPLNLPLGTPGHGYVVTGIHGIPVAVINLAGRAFMPFQYDDPFAAIDRVLDSLAPEVRVILVDFHAETTSEKAALAWYLDGKVSVVVGTHTHVQTADERILPQGTAFITDLGMTGPRDSVIGVKTELVIQKLKTQMPVRFDTATGPGQFGGLIVDIDEQSGRAREVKRIFYRE; encoded by the coding sequence ATGAAGGTTTTATTGGTAGGCGATGTCGTGGGAAAAGTAGGCCGGCGCATGTTGAAGTCGGCTATTCCCATTATTAAGGCAGAAAATGGCGTGACGCTGGTTGTGGCAAATGGGGAAAATGCAGCCGGGGGAAATGGATTGACCCACGAAATCATGGATGATCTTCTGGCGTCGGGCGTGGACGTTTTATCATCGGGCAACCATATTTTTGACAAAAAAGAAGTTTTGGAGTTTCTCGATGATGTCCCTGCCTTACTGCGGCCTCTGAATTTGCCTCTAGGAACTCCAGGACACGGCTATGTGGTCACTGGCATTCACGGCATTCCTGTAGCCGTGATTAATCTGGCGGGACGCGCATTCATGCCTTTTCAATATGATGATCCGTTTGCGGCCATTGACCGGGTCCTTGACAGTTTAGCTCCCGAGGTGCGGGTGATTTTAGTGGATTTCCATGCCGAAACAACATCGGAAAAGGCAGCCTTGGCGTGGTATTTGGATGGAAAAGTTTCCGTGGTTGTGGGAACGCATACGCATGTGCAGACTGCGGATGAACGGATTTTACCCCAAGGTACTGCTTTCATCACGGATTTAGGTATGACAGGTCCTAGGGACTCCGTCATTGGCGTGAAAACCGAATTAGTTATTCAAAAATTGAAAACGCAAATGCCCGTACGCTTTGATACGGCGACAGGTCCAGGGCAATTCGGCGGTCTGATTGTCGATATTGATGAACAGTCCGGTCGAGCGCGTGAGGTCAAAAGAATTTTCTATCGAGAATAA
- a CDS encoding YfhL family 4Fe-4S dicluster ferredoxin, with product MALKIIEECISCGACEPECPNGAISEAEDIYVIDPGHCTECYGFYTTQQCADVCPVEACVKDDKYPETAAELKEKFLSLYPDGHLENTDKWKPPTL from the coding sequence GTGGCTCTTAAAATCATTGAAGAATGTATCTCGTGTGGGGCATGCGAACCCGAATGTCCTAACGGAGCCATTAGTGAGGCAGAAGATATCTATGTGATTGATCCGGGACATTGTACGGAGTGTTATGGTTTTTATACAACCCAGCAATGTGCGGATGTGTGTCCAGTAGAAGCGTGTGTAAAAGACGACAAATATCCTGAAACAGCTGCCGAATTAAAAGAAAAATTTCTGTCATTATATCCTGATGGTCATTTAGAAAATACCGATAAATGGAAACCTCCCACGTTATAA
- a CDS encoding regulatory protein RecX — MSRTSNKDPYIQALRWLGYRDYSSACLAKRLREQGYDQLLVEQTVSRLIDEGWLDDFRLARQIIEQCLATQTMGPGLIRHRLMSRGLSREIWDNILQERIQAIDWLKIAEALEERYDMNEPRERLRFGRYLIRRGFPTAVAWQLAGPDNAPATEKEC; from the coding sequence ATGAGCAGGACATCGAATAAAGATCCCTACATTCAAGCACTGCGTTGGTTGGGATATCGCGACTATAGCAGTGCGTGTCTGGCAAAACGCCTGCGAGAACAGGGCTATGATCAACTTCTGGTAGAACAAACGGTAAGCCGGCTCATCGATGAAGGGTGGTTAGATGATTTCCGGCTTGCCCGCCAGATTATTGAACAATGTCTTGCGACACAAACTATGGGGCCGGGTTTGATTCGCCACCGCCTGATGTCACGAGGACTATCCCGCGAGATTTGGGACAACATCCTCCAAGAACGAATCCAGGCGATTGATTGGCTAAAGATTGCCGAAGCTCTTGAGGAGCGGTACGATATGAACGAACCGCGGGAACGACTTCGGTTTGGCCGCTACTTAATCCGTCGAGGATTTCCCACGGCAGTGGCATGGCAGTTAGCAGGCCCGGATAATGCGCCAGCAACAGAAAAGGAGTGTTAA
- the recA gene encoding recombinase RecA, producing MAMDRNKALDLALAQIEKQFGKGSIMRLGEASGQTAIDVISTGCLPLDIAMGVGGLPRGRVVEIYGQESSGKTTIALHAIAEAQKAGGVAAFIDVEHALDPLYARKLGVNLNDLLISQPDTGEQALEIAEALVRSGAVDIVVVDSVAALVPRAEIEGEMGDAHVGLQARLMSQALRKLTGAISKSNTVTVFINQLREKVGVMFGNPETTPGGRALKFYSSIRLEVRRIDSLKQGTEVVGNRTRVKVVKNKVAPPFKQAEFDILYGEGVSREGSILDLAVEIGLVQKSGAWYAYGDLRLGQGRENTREFLKNNPELAQELDAKIRQHFQASSSLVSLGTPDEQDIE from the coding sequence ATGGCGATGGACCGGAACAAGGCATTGGATCTGGCGCTCGCACAAATTGAAAAACAATTTGGTAAAGGATCGATAATGCGATTAGGGGAAGCATCTGGGCAAACTGCGATCGATGTGATTTCGACGGGTTGCCTTCCCTTGGATATTGCGATGGGAGTAGGGGGATTGCCCCGAGGCAGAGTAGTGGAAATTTATGGACAAGAGTCCTCTGGAAAAACCACTATAGCCTTGCATGCTATTGCTGAAGCCCAAAAAGCCGGGGGCGTAGCGGCGTTTATTGACGTGGAACACGCGTTAGATCCGCTGTATGCGAGAAAACTTGGCGTAAATCTCAATGACTTGTTAATTTCCCAGCCAGATACTGGAGAACAAGCCCTGGAAATCGCTGAAGCTCTTGTCCGGTCTGGCGCTGTAGATATTGTAGTGGTCGACTCGGTGGCGGCTCTTGTTCCTCGGGCCGAAATCGAGGGAGAAATGGGGGACGCCCACGTGGGACTCCAGGCGCGATTAATGTCTCAAGCGTTGCGGAAGTTAACAGGGGCGATCTCCAAATCCAATACCGTGACCGTGTTTATTAACCAACTACGTGAAAAGGTTGGGGTGATGTTCGGAAACCCCGAAACCACGCCGGGGGGACGAGCCCTAAAATTTTATTCGTCCATTCGGCTCGAAGTCCGGCGTATTGATAGCTTAAAACAAGGTACAGAAGTGGTAGGGAACCGAACGCGTGTGAAAGTGGTAAAAAACAAAGTGGCTCCCCCCTTCAAACAGGCAGAATTTGATATTTTATATGGGGAAGGCGTCTCCCGCGAAGGCAGTATCTTAGATCTTGCGGTAGAAATTGGTCTTGTGCAAAAAAGCGGCGCCTGGTATGCATATGGTGATTTGCGCTTAGGCCAAGGGCGAGAAAACACCCGGGAATTTCTCAAAAACAATCCTGAGCTTGCGCAAGAACTGGACGCAAAGATTCGCCAGCATTTCCAAGCCAGTTCGTCTTTAGTGTCGTTAGGGACCCCCGATGAGCAGGACATCGAATAA
- a CDS encoding DEAD/DEAH box helicase, whose amino-acid sequence MEQESVKLETFKSMGLSMPVLKALEEMGFEEPSPIQVKTIPLILEGHDLIGQAQTGTGKTAAFGVPIVERLDHRSKKVQALVMAPTRELAIQVSEEITKIGRHSGVKVVPIYGGQSYDRQIKALEHGAQVVIGTPGRVMDHIRRGTLKLDSVRMVVLDEADEMLDMGFIEDVEFILQNIPTERQTMLFSATVPEAISRLARKYLKNPEHISISPERLTVPKIEQVYYEVREHEKLDGLSRILDMESAERTIIFCRTKKRVDELAEGLQARGYSAEAIHGDLNQVQRNRVLKRFKEGASEILVATDVAARGLDIDNVTHVINYDLPQDTETYVHRIGRTGRAGRSGTAITLVLPKEFRQFRQMERILRVRLQRRPLPTQEDVAEKQREALKNRLADEIERGVLPAYQDIVMELAQSYDSVDIAAAALRLMLDKGHDQPVEGEFGETGAEPGMVRLFLNLGRMDRVSPADIVRGLAEGAHISGSVIGLIDIYDRFTFVEMPKDAAAKVLQNMGSIVIRGKSVNMEPARPR is encoded by the coding sequence ATGGAACAGGAATCCGTAAAGTTAGAAACATTTAAAAGCATGGGGTTATCCATGCCTGTGCTCAAAGCATTGGAGGAAATGGGCTTTGAGGAGCCTTCCCCCATTCAGGTCAAAACGATTCCCTTAATTCTGGAAGGCCATGATTTGATTGGTCAGGCCCAAACCGGAACAGGAAAAACGGCAGCCTTCGGGGTGCCTATCGTTGAACGGCTGGATCACCGAAGCAAAAAGGTTCAGGCTTTGGTTATGGCGCCAACCCGGGAGTTGGCAATTCAGGTCTCTGAAGAGATTACAAAAATTGGGCGGCATTCTGGGGTCAAAGTCGTACCCATTTATGGGGGACAATCTTATGATCGTCAGATTAAAGCATTGGAGCACGGCGCTCAAGTGGTCATTGGAACGCCAGGACGTGTCATGGATCATATCCGCCGTGGTACGTTGAAACTGGATTCAGTGCGTATGGTGGTCTTAGATGAAGCCGACGAAATGCTTGATATGGGATTTATCGAAGATGTCGAGTTTATTCTACAAAACATTCCTACGGAACGGCAGACCATGCTGTTTTCAGCGACAGTTCCGGAAGCCATTTCGCGATTGGCACGGAAATATTTGAAAAACCCTGAGCATATTTCGATTAGTCCTGAACGGCTAACGGTTCCCAAAATCGAACAAGTGTACTATGAAGTGCGGGAGCACGAAAAGCTTGATGGGTTGTCACGTATTTTGGATATGGAAAGCGCTGAAAGAACGATCATCTTTTGCCGAACGAAAAAACGCGTCGATGAATTGGCCGAGGGATTACAAGCCCGGGGATATTCTGCTGAAGCTATTCATGGCGATTTGAACCAGGTCCAAAGAAATCGTGTTCTTAAGCGGTTTAAAGAGGGTGCGAGCGAGATTCTCGTCGCGACAGATGTAGCCGCACGCGGTCTCGACATTGATAACGTCACGCATGTGATTAATTATGACCTTCCCCAAGATACTGAAACCTATGTGCACCGTATTGGACGAACAGGTCGGGCGGGGCGGAGTGGTACCGCGATAACTCTCGTATTGCCCAAGGAATTTCGCCAATTTCGCCAAATGGAACGGATTTTGCGGGTGCGGTTACAACGTCGTCCTTTGCCGACCCAAGAGGATGTGGCAGAGAAACAACGCGAAGCGTTGAAAAATCGATTGGCTGATGAAATTGAACGCGGCGTGTTGCCAGCCTATCAAGATATTGTCATGGAATTAGCTCAATCCTATGATAGCGTAGATATTGCGGCAGCCGCATTACGATTAATGCTCGATAAAGGGCATGATCAGCCCGTGGAAGGCGAATTTGGCGAGACAGGTGCTGAACCCGGAATGGTCCGGCTGTTTTTGAACCTTGGTCGAATGGACCGGGTCTCCCCAGCGGATATTGTTCGGGGATTAGCGGAAGGGGCTCATATTTCAGGAAGTGTAATCGGGCTCATTGACATTTATGACCGGTTTACCTTTGTTGAAATGCCAAAAGATGCCGCCGCTAAAGTTCTTCAAAACATGGGTTCTATTGTTATTCGCGGAAAATCCGTTAATATGGAGCCGGCTCGGCCGCGGTAA
- a CDS encoding CinA family nicotinamide mononucleotide deamidase-related protein, with product MFNLAGLVAVGDEVLSGEVINSNAAWLAQQLLSVGIHTKWHMVVGDDVTAISQALEWMHQHVDLVIVIGGLGPTADDLTKDAVARYYHRDLIVDSTTIDYIAAHHGRNIGWQESVSRQAQVITGATVWQNPHGQAPGQLIEDVSGVTVLLPGPPRELQGVARDFLLPWLRQGPLSHPVIRRTLTSFDMDESVIAHQLLPLLSGQHPKTGIYARPGQVDVRVESSTSPQQWVLNERAVAWIKGRVTSRLYELTHVDRTTVLIETLSQRQETISAMESLTGGLFMATLINVPGASLCVAGGAVAYTDRIKALYGVPVSILEQYGAVSAECALAMAQSIRQKYGTHWGVSTTGYAGPGGGDSDNPVGTFYTSVAGPKGSEVRRRVISADREGVREAAVEMALTLLWDMLGLSESYARPNFDEINTR from the coding sequence GTGTTTAATCTTGCCGGCCTCGTGGCGGTAGGCGATGAAGTTTTAAGCGGTGAAGTGATCAATTCCAATGCCGCGTGGCTGGCACAACAGCTGTTATCGGTCGGAATTCATACCAAATGGCACATGGTTGTTGGGGATGATGTAACGGCCATATCGCAAGCATTAGAGTGGATGCATCAGCATGTGGATCTCGTGATTGTGATAGGCGGATTAGGCCCGACCGCCGATGATCTGACCAAAGACGCCGTAGCTCGCTATTATCACCGGGATCTCATCGTAGATTCGACCACGATAGATTATATAGCTGCCCATCATGGACGGAATATAGGTTGGCAGGAATCTGTGTCGCGACAAGCTCAAGTGATTACAGGAGCTACAGTCTGGCAAAATCCCCATGGGCAAGCCCCGGGGCAACTCATCGAGGATGTGTCAGGCGTGACCGTTCTCCTGCCTGGTCCTCCCAGAGAACTTCAAGGGGTAGCTCGTGATTTTTTATTGCCATGGTTGCGTCAAGGGCCGCTGAGTCATCCGGTGATTCGAAGAACCTTAACATCTTTTGATATGGATGAATCGGTTATCGCACATCAATTGCTACCCTTGCTTTCAGGGCAACATCCCAAAACAGGCATTTATGCACGACCGGGTCAAGTCGACGTGCGGGTGGAGTCATCGACTTCGCCACAGCAGTGGGTGCTGAATGAACGGGCCGTGGCTTGGATTAAGGGACGTGTGACGAGCCGCTTATACGAATTAACGCATGTTGATCGTACCACGGTTCTGATCGAGACGCTCAGTCAACGACAAGAAACTATCAGTGCCATGGAATCTTTAACCGGTGGATTATTCATGGCCACATTGATTAACGTACCGGGAGCTTCTCTATGTGTGGCTGGAGGAGCGGTTGCATATACTGATCGCATCAAAGCATTATACGGTGTTCCGGTAAGTATTCTGGAACAATACGGAGCCGTAAGTGCTGAATGTGCTTTAGCGATGGCACAAAGTATTCGACAAAAGTATGGCACTCATTGGGGTGTCAGTACGACCGGTTATGCAGGACCAGGGGGCGGAGATTCGGATAATCCGGTGGGAACGTTTTATACATCTGTCGCAGGCCCAAAAGGTAGTGAAGTGAGGCGTCGCGTCATTTCTGCTGACCGTGAAGGCGTACGGGAAGCCGCTGTGGAAATGGCGCTGACTTTGTTATGGGACATGCTAGGTCTGTCCGAATCTTATGCGCGCCCCAATTTTGATGAAATCAACACACGATAA
- a CDS encoding AAA family ATPase — MMREIIIGTVLALLVFLGLDGVDIWPLVLLLGLGVAVYATGILNRLGTRNTRKIQVSQVSTSFQDIGGQQTAKNELKEALEFILKPEVINRLGIRPLKGILLTGPPGTGKTLLAKAAAQYTESVFLSASGSEFVEMYAGVGAQRVRQLFQDARNLARKEGKSSAIIFIDEIEVMAGKRGSNQSHLEYDQTLNQLLVEMDGMPVHGDDVRILVMAATNRVDLLDQALMRPGRFDRLVRVDLPDREGRLSILRLHTRNKPLDANADLDTIARETFGFSGAHLESVCNEAAILAMRDNAEFITTHHLRQAVDKVMLGERMDRTLRHEDLRRVAIHESGHAIVGELVSPGSVSSITIAPRGMALGFVRHAPEDDRLLQTVSELKAEIQVLLGGSTAERTILGEQSTGAANDFEKAWDVARQMVLSGLSPLGVIHEEALSADLLYQTIRDIIAEQQTIVDELISQHKEELLTLADNLLEHETLPGETVRSLIAS, encoded by the coding sequence ATGATGCGAGAAATTATCATCGGAACTGTGTTAGCCCTTCTGGTGTTTTTAGGTCTTGATGGCGTGGATATTTGGCCCTTGGTTTTATTGCTGGGACTTGGTGTTGCCGTCTATGCTACTGGCATTTTAAACCGGCTAGGCACGCGCAATACCCGAAAAATTCAAGTCAGCCAGGTTTCGACGTCCTTTCAAGATATCGGTGGCCAGCAAACCGCCAAAAATGAATTAAAGGAAGCGCTCGAGTTCATTTTAAAACCGGAAGTTATCAACCGGCTCGGGATTCGTCCCCTCAAAGGTATCTTATTAACTGGCCCTCCGGGTACGGGAAAAACCTTACTGGCCAAGGCTGCAGCACAATATACCGAATCGGTGTTTTTGTCTGCGTCAGGATCGGAATTTGTTGAAATGTATGCAGGAGTTGGCGCTCAGCGAGTGCGGCAGTTATTTCAAGATGCCCGTAACCTGGCACGTAAAGAGGGCAAATCCAGTGCCATTATCTTTATTGACGAGATTGAAGTGATGGCGGGCAAACGGGGTAGTAACCAATCCCATTTAGAATATGATCAAACGCTCAATCAATTGCTCGTGGAAATGGACGGGATGCCAGTCCATGGCGATGATGTGCGAATTTTGGTCATGGCTGCTACCAACCGCGTTGACTTATTAGACCAGGCTTTGATGCGTCCTGGACGATTTGACCGGCTGGTTCGCGTCGACTTACCTGATCGTGAGGGACGCCTAAGCATCTTGCGGTTGCACACACGGAATAAACCATTAGACGCGAATGCCGATTTGGACACTATCGCGCGGGAGACATTTGGTTTTTCCGGAGCTCACCTCGAAAGTGTGTGTAATGAAGCGGCGATTTTAGCAATGCGTGACAACGCGGAATTCATTACCACCCACCATTTACGGCAAGCGGTAGATAAAGTGATGCTTGGGGAACGAATGGACCGGACGCTGCGGCATGAAGATCTGAGGCGTGTTGCGATCCATGAAAGTGGTCACGCCATTGTGGGTGAACTGGTTTCCCCTGGCTCTGTATCATCCATCACGATCGCCCCACGCGGCATGGCCCTCGGGTTTGTCCGCCATGCTCCCGAGGATGACCGGCTGCTCCAGACAGTTTCCGAATTGAAAGCGGAGATTCAAGTGCTTTTGGGCGGATCAACGGCCGAACGTACCATTTTGGGAGAACAAAGCACGGGGGCGGCTAATGATTTTGAAAAAGCGTGGGATGTCGCCCGCCAAATGGTTCTATCGGGATTATCCCCGCTGGGTGTCATTCATGAGGAAGCCTTATCGGCTGATTTACTCTATCAGACCATTCGAGACATTATTGCCGAACAGCAGACCATTGTGGATGAACTCATTAGCCAGCACAAAGAAGAACTATTAACGTTAGCCGATAATCTTTTAGAGCATGAAACATTACCCGGTGAAACCGTAAGGTCTTTAATAGCCTCATAA
- the pgsA gene encoding CDP-diacylglycerol--glycerol-3-phosphate 3-phosphatidyltransferase produces MNVADYVTLSRVLLTPVVIAFWLQPSAAWHWIGLIIFIVAGLTDFIDGKLARHLTHTTRVGSYLDPLADKILVLGAGLALIATGRLSAWLLFIVLLRELAITGLRSVLPAGTTMTASYPAKWKTTSQLFALGASAVLSGWVADGLWAVAIILTMWTGWEYFYHYWPKN; encoded by the coding sequence GTGAACGTCGCCGATTATGTGACGTTATCGCGAGTGCTTTTAACTCCGGTGGTGATTGCCTTCTGGCTTCAGCCATCGGCCGCGTGGCATTGGATTGGCTTAATCATTTTTATTGTGGCGGGATTGACGGATTTTATTGACGGAAAACTCGCCCGGCATCTTACGCATACGACGCGAGTAGGGTCCTATTTGGATCCTCTGGCCGACAAGATTCTTGTTCTTGGAGCCGGCTTAGCATTAATTGCGACGGGCCGGCTTTCCGCCTGGCTTCTTTTCATTGTGTTATTGCGTGAATTAGCCATCACCGGCTTGCGATCTGTGTTACCTGCAGGTACCACGATGACGGCGAGCTATCCCGCAAAGTGGAAAACTACCAGTCAATTATTTGCGCTCGGCGCTTCCGCTGTATTAAGTGGATGGGTTGCTGATGGATTGTGGGCTGTGGCTATTATTTTAACGATGTGGACAGGTTGGGAGTATTTCTACCACTATTGGCCTAAAAACTGA
- the rimO gene encoding 30S ribosomal protein S12 methylthiotransferase RimO encodes MTTKVGMVSLGCPKNRVDSEVMLGLLEEAGYQLTPEATEADVLIVNTCGFINSAKQESIDTILEMNQYREKGQLKALVMAGCLSQRYQQTLWDDLPEVDAMVGTGEFHRIVEAVEGALHGTRPHFWGEMPVSGVKTSRKLTTPHYTAYLKIAEGCDHSCSFCAIPQMRGGYRSRPLQDIIGEARQLVASGVRELILVAQDSTIWGHDLYGHPELPRLLYALQEIPDLVFVRIMYSYPTQITPQLVHAMRDLPVVAPYLDMPLQHAHPDLLQKMGRPFRRDKTERVINMIRDAIPDITLRTTFIVGFPGETDEHFETLLEFIQTMQFDHVGVFTYSHEEGTRAEKLGDPVPESVKQRRRREAMLVQRKLVGSVRGRHIGRVVPLLIEEMGDTVSVGRGVMDAPGIDGVTYVKGRYAPGQVIPVRISGTREYDLTAEALM; translated from the coding sequence TCATTAGGCTGTCCCAAGAACCGAGTAGATTCCGAAGTGATGCTCGGACTATTAGAAGAAGCTGGTTATCAATTAACTCCTGAAGCCACGGAAGCCGATGTGTTAATTGTCAATACCTGCGGATTTATTAATTCCGCTAAACAAGAATCTATCGATACCATATTAGAAATGAATCAATATCGCGAAAAGGGACAACTTAAAGCACTCGTCATGGCGGGATGCCTTTCCCAGCGATACCAACAAACCCTGTGGGACGATTTGCCGGAGGTCGATGCCATGGTCGGCACCGGTGAGTTCCACCGGATCGTGGAAGCGGTGGAAGGGGCATTGCACGGTACACGACCCCATTTTTGGGGAGAAATGCCGGTGAGTGGCGTCAAGACGTCCCGCAAACTCACCACTCCCCATTACACAGCTTACTTAAAAATTGCCGAAGGATGCGATCACAGCTGTAGTTTTTGTGCTATTCCTCAAATGCGTGGAGGCTACCGGAGTCGACCTCTTCAAGACATCATTGGCGAAGCACGACAACTCGTAGCATCAGGAGTCCGTGAATTAATCTTGGTTGCTCAAGACTCTACCATTTGGGGCCATGATTTATATGGACATCCCGAGCTTCCCCGGTTGTTATACGCTTTGCAGGAAATTCCTGATTTGGTCTTTGTGCGTATTATGTACAGCTATCCCACACAAATTACTCCGCAATTAGTGCACGCGATGAGAGATTTGCCTGTGGTAGCTCCTTATCTTGACATGCCCCTTCAACATGCGCATCCCGATTTACTTCAAAAAATGGGTCGACCATTTCGCCGGGACAAGACAGAGCGCGTTATTAATATGATTCGTGACGCAATACCGGACATTACGCTCCGCACGACATTTATTGTGGGGTTTCCTGGTGAGACCGACGAACATTTTGAGACGTTGTTAGAATTTATTCAGACTATGCAATTCGATCACGTGGGGGTCTTTACGTATTCGCATGAAGAAGGAACTCGGGCCGAAAAACTGGGGGATCCGGTTCCAGAATCGGTCAAACAACGTCGGCGCCGCGAAGCCATGTTGGTGCAAAGAAAATTAGTGGGATCAGTGCGGGGCCGTCATATCGGTCGCGTCGTTCCCTTATTGATTGAAGAAATGGGTGATACCGTGAGCGTGGGACGAGGGGTCATGGATGCTCCAGGCATCGACGGCGTGACCTATGTTAAGGGACGGTATGCTCCTGGACAGGTCATTCCGGTTCGAATTTCTGGAACGCGCGAATATGACTTGACAGCGGAGGCTTTGATGTGA